The following proteins come from a genomic window of Triticum aestivum cultivar Chinese Spring chromosome 6A, IWGSC CS RefSeq v2.1, whole genome shotgun sequence:
- the LOC123130625 gene encoding uncharacterized protein, giving the protein MSASRPSLLPPSILLPSLTSLSLCLLVQGAPTPRSCSTAVESPWPRTLVVPSTPCRRGSAFTKSRFRLALLPLLLRWRVPPRQIPLLPLRTSLPKPKDPAAKPSCSAMVSLSSARVRASSCHSSLQIRPASARLPVPIRIPRPMDSQLRRPLRQSPHCRPLLPLHQEAAVRAEKGDACYPVPLVRIQRGTAPRRPSEPPQGPARTREASASSRPSAPLSSSLWASAQVPIMSRL; this is encoded by the exons ATGAGTGCCTCGCgcccatctcttctccctccttccATTCTTCTCCCCTCCCTCACATCTCTCTCCCTCTGTCTGCTCGTACAAGGAGCTCCGACGCCTCGAAGCTGCAGCACCGCCGTCGAGTCGCCATGGCCTCGAACTCTTGTCGTCCCGTCCACGCCTTGCCGGAGAGGCTCCGCCTTCACCAAGTCCCGCTTCCGCCTGGCCCTGCTACCGCTGCTGCTTCGCTGGAGAGTTCCGCCGCGCCAAATTCCCCTGCTTCCCCTTCGAACCTCACTGCCGAAGCCTAAAGATCCTGCTGCCAAGCCCTCCTGTAGCGCCATGGTCTCGTTGAGTTCTGCCCGCGTCCGTGCCTCAAGCTGCCACAGCTCGCTCCAGATCCGGCCGGCCTCCGCCAGGTTGCCCGTTCCTATCCGGATCCCGCGACCCATGGACTCGCAGCTCCGCCGGCCCCTTCGGCAGAGTCCCCATTGTCGGCCCCTGCTTCCGCTGCATCAGGAAGCTGCAGTTCGAGCAGAGAAGGGCGACGCCTGCTACCCCGTGCCGCTTGTCCGCATCCAGCGTGGAACCGCTCCACGTCGACCGAGCGAGCCTCCTCAAGGCCCAGCACGCACGCGTGAGGCTAGCGCCTCCTCAAGGCCCAGCGCACCCCTATCCTCTTCGTTGTGGGCCTCAGCCCAGG ttccgataatgtcgcgtttgtga